The following are from one region of the Bacteroidales bacterium genome:
- a CDS encoding DUF3575 domain-containing protein — MIKKSIIILLTIIYFSSLMGQVKTLTVAPLGLVNKVRIKYEQQLKRKDWSIGSYLNIYYAYFQGLRIDPFVRFYFFSENLKGLYLQLKLMGGIYQSNLEYHYYTSTDTLSTKHLTTFYNYGGGPAIGYQWYINDKIPLDVFAGFNINKMTAPRMILKDNQTYDLFDDVLWYSFGPGSIIHLHVGIGVRF; from the coding sequence TATTTTTCTAGCTTAATGGGGCAGGTTAAAACATTAACCGTTGCTCCATTAGGCTTGGTAAATAAAGTAAGGATAAAATATGAACAACAATTAAAACGTAAAGATTGGTCAATAGGGTCCTATTTAAATATTTATTATGCATATTTTCAAGGTTTGCGTATTGATCCTTTTGTGCGTTTTTATTTTTTTTCTGAAAATTTAAAAGGCTTGTATTTACAATTGAAATTGATGGGGGGTATTTATCAAAGCAATTTAGAGTATCATTATTATACTTCAACCGATACACTGTCGACCAAGCATTTGACTACATTTTATAATTACGGTGGAGGACCTGCAATAGGATATCAATGGTATATTAATGATAAAATTCCTCTAGATGTTTTTGCAGGTTTTAATATAAATAAAATGACCGCTCCAAGAATGATTTTAAAGGATAATCAAACTTATGATTTATTCGATGATGTTTTGTGGTATTCTTTTGGACCTGGTAGTATTATACATTTACATGTAGGTATCGGCGTCCGATTTTAA